In the Anolis sagrei isolate rAnoSag1 chromosome 1, rAnoSag1.mat, whole genome shotgun sequence genome, attttttaacatgaacgtgaggtcaggagtattgtgctccaaaactctgtcagtctgaattcagaagtcccagagtagtttgacgtgtttattattattattattattattaataataataataataatacccagctttttttctgcacaaggagattcaaagagGCTACGATATGCAGTGAGTTGATTCAATATGTTTTTGGCTGAGGTTAGCTGCTCATTGATGGTTTAAACTGACATTTATGGTCTGAAGCCACTGGGCTTTGCTATTAGCTTGCCGAGTTTATTTGAATGCCACTTAGCATGGTGTGTGTAAGCGTGTGCTTTCCAAATCATATATCAAGTTATGTTGACCACATGAAATTCATagatcttaggcaaggaatattcagatgtggtttttccagttccttcttctgtaaTAGAGTATACAATGCCtaatattcattggtggtctcccatccaaaaatAAGCCAGAgatggccctgcttagcatccaagataaGATAGGATCGGGTACACAGAAACCACAGAAAATCATTTGATTTCTAACTCCTTCTTCAGTATTATGCATCTTATCAAAACTGTTGAGAATATGTACATCTATTTATGATCTTTTCTTTTTCAATCTACTGCACTAGTGATTTTTTTAATTCTACCTTCTTTTTGTTTCCCTTCTGAAGAATTTCTTTTCATAAAACTCCTTTTAAATAGACTTTCATTCAGTCCCAGATAACAACTCAACCTGTGTCTCAGGGTGGATTCTAGATAAAACGTAATGTATTTCTCTTTGCATCGTATCACATGATTCATGATAATCAAGAAAAACAAGTGTTTGATCATTTTCTTGTTGTTTAGAAGTGAAAAGCACAGGAACATGTTGTACAAAGAACATAGAATTGATCCTAGCTTTCATTAAGTTTGAAATAATTGCTGTAGTGATGGGTGCTGGTGGTAAAGACAGACTCTGGAAGGAGCTATGAGTAGAAGAAACAGTATAATGGTTAGGTTCAATATTGAGTGTCTCCAAATACCAGTTACATTGTTTTTCAATAGTGATATTGGTTACACACTGGAATATTTTTCTTGTTAGTATTACCCGTAATCATGAGTTCCCTACTTGAAAAGAGTCAGGATACCCATTTACAGAAAGAGAGCACCATTTGAAGTAGCACTAACAGCGCATGACTGATAGACCTCCTCAGGAGAGATACTGCAGTTCCACTGAAGAACTTGTAATAAAATATTGCTGCACACTTCTACAACCTTGGGTATTATCTGCTGTGGTATCCATGGATGGCATATTTTTCACTAAGGATGTATACAGAAAATGTAGCTTTCCTGTTCCATTTCCCTCATTCAACCAGAGAGCAATATATCAATAGAGAACAAAGACAGCCCAGGATCTTCCAGATGGGTCTCAGCATTTCAGAGACAACAAGTTTCACTTAGAGAAAGAGAATGTTTATAGTCAGAGCTGTGCCAAAATAATCCAGCTAATCTTTGCTATACTGGAGTATCCGTCAGCCGCTCCTTCGTGATCAGTATTTGACGTCAACAAGCAAGAATCCTACTCTATTCTGCTAcggtcagacttcacctggaagactgtgtccagttccaagcaccaaatttcaaaattttttttggtcgtgtcagaagtgacgagaaactgcaagttgcttctgttgtgagagaattggccgtctgcaaggacattgcccaggggatgcccagatgatttgatgtttttatcatccttgtgggaggcttctctcatgttcccgcatgaggagctggagttgatagagggagctcatccgcctctccccggattcgaacctgtgacctgtcggtcttcagtcctgccggcacaggggtttaacccactgcaccaccgggggctccaagaagaagaatattgacaacctggaacatGTCCAAAGAAGGACCAAAATGGTTGAAGGTCTGGAAGCGAAgctctatgaggaatggcttagggagctggatatgtttagcttagagaagaggAAAttaagaagagacatgatagtaatgtttaaatgttggaaaagatgtcacattgaggaggggacaaGCTTGTCCTTTGCTGCTCTAGAAACGAGAacacggagcaatggattcaaattgcagggaaagaggttccacctaaacaacaggaaaaacttcctgagggtcagagttgttcaacagtggaatacatTGGGAGTATGGTGGACTCTTTTACTCTGGTGGGTTTTTAGATAGACTGGAgatccatctgttgggagtgctttgattgtatgttcctgcatgacagaagggctttggactggattgcccttgtggtctcttccaacactttctACGAATTTGAGGTGGTTCTCCCCTGCCTGCGAAGTGGGCTTGACTGAATGccatgtgtttgtgtttattttcCTGCAGCTGTCCTGGTTCGGTGTTCCAATCACGAAACTCGCCTGGTTTCAGATTTGTTCAGTAAATATAACAGGGTTGTTCGCCCAGTCAGCAACCATCGTGATCCTGTTAGAGTCACTGTTGGCCTGCAGCTTATCCAGCTGATCAATGTGGTACAGTAGAAATATGAATGATTATTTGTAAATTATTACATAATTAGTATAATTATCGGTATCAGTTATATCCATTTGTGAGAAGCAGTTTTTTATTGATTAATCTGTTCAGTTTATTGATCAACTCTTCTTAATCAACTCAACTTAAAAAGTTAATTTATCAGGCATTCAAAAATAATTACATATGCTGTCTTATATACCCtttgtattattaataaataattattaattatttagcAAAAATACAGTATAGGCAACAATTATCCCCTTTTCTCTTACAAGAAGAAAAGGCTCAAGTGCAATTCATTGTTTCTAGTTGACTTTAATTAACTACTGGATGGTAAAtcacattgattcaatgggtctactctaatgGGGGTTGGCAAGGGGATTTAGGCCACTGCCACCTTTAAAATAATGTACAATTTGAAAACCAAAGATGGTTTCTGTTTCAGAATTCTTCCTGTTCCACTAATGATGACTGAATGATTACATTGTTCGATTTAACACTAAAATGCATATACAAAAACCTAATTGACTGTGATTTTGAACAGCAGCCCAAAGTAATTTAAACTGTATGCAAAGAGATTTTGTAGTACCTTAGAGACTAACCGAGAGAATGAACTTGGCAGTATAAGCTTTCATAGATGGTCTATTTAGTCTACGAAATCTTATGCTACCAATTTTGCTCTCGCAATTAGTCTGTAAGGTCCTACAAGTTCCCTTTGATATTGAAGTTTCAGAATAACCCAACAGTTCATCATGATGTTTTATTGCAGTTTTCCTTAGCCCAATGCTTTTTAGATGCACTTCATCACCAGACAGTAGACCTTACAGGCTGAGATTATGGGAATTTGAGCAgcttttaaaactaatttactGAATAAAACCAGCCAGGTTCCTGTACAATGAAACTTACATTCTGATAAATGGAAAGCCAACAAATTggaggcagtgtagaaggcaaGAACAGCAAGGAGTACTTACATTTACATcatttcaacaacacatttttgtTGAACATAAACCATCttttaatcttgattttttttttatcttaagGATGAAGTGAACCAAATTGTAACAACCAATGTGCGCTTGAAACAGGTAATTCCTTGTCATCATATTTATAAATGCATTATTGCTCAGGGGTCCCTTTTGATCAGATACATGTCACTTGTGAGAATATCTGCAATACCAAGGATTGATACAATGTCTAGAATTACTACTTATAGTAGTCAACAGTAATATCTGGACAACCTTTTCTAAATGTCTGCTACTTGGGTTGTATGGTCCAAAAGTATATCATGCATCTAGTTCCACTGAGCTTTTACTCCAAGACCCTTtgaaactgttcagcagtggaactctctgtcctggagtgtggtgaaagctccttctttggaagcttttgaacagaggctggatgcccatctgtcaggggtgctttgaatgcgattttcctgcttccaggCAACTGATTTCACTGAGCTTCTACTCCAAGATCCTTTGaaaatgttcagcagtggaactctctgccccagagtgtggtggaggctccttctttggaggcttttaaacagaggctggatggccatctgtcaggggtgctttgaatgcgatttccctgcttccaggcaactgttttatttatttatttgctatatttatataccgccgtttctcagcctagccggcgactcaacgcggtttacaacataatataacaatcaacagtatacagttaaaagcataaaaaacataaaaaacataaaaacacaattcatacatcaataccaatccagttcgactcttaactaaaaacgtgatccagttcatcatccatgttgccagtcctttagtcagttaccattcgttgcattgggttaaccaaatgcctgcttaaacatccaggtcttcaatcttcttcggaatatcatcaatgaaggggctgatcttacctccaagggcagggcgtttcCACTGAGCTTCTACTCCAAGACCCTTTGAaaatgttcagtagtggaactctctgccctggagagtcgtggaggctccttctttggaggcttttaaacagaggctggatggccatctgtcgggggtgctttggatgcgattttcctgcttcttggcagggggttggactggatggcccatgaggtctcttccaactctctgattatatgattctagacAAGCATTCACCCATTACAGATGGGTGAAGAAGCCTTTACCACCCAAATGCTTTGGAcgtcagctcccagaagtcccaacTACCATGATAagggacttgtgggagttgaagtctttaAATATTGAGGGTTTCCCTGGCCTATGCTACACTATGGGTTTGCAATTCAAAGACTGGAGATGGGTTAAATATCATTTTGAGTGTTCTTTACATCAAAGTGGGAATAATCAAAATGTTGCTATAAGTATCATAATCAACATAGCGAAGGATTTTGAGACttgcagtccagcaatatctggagggTTGCATAATTTCCACCCCTGCCTTACACATGGCTTTGTAATGATATTGACATTTTTGCACCAAATACCACTGTGCATGTTCTAGCAGTCAGCTATGCAAGCAGAACCACTTTAGCTTtaatatatttactgtattttgtgtTCTCAGATataccctttcacactacacagttatatgCTATTGTTCCATTTTAAGTGCCATAATTCCATCCCATGGAaccttggaatttatagtttggggAATGATATTTAGGATATCAGCCAGGGAGATCCTCTAGTGCTTCATCAGACTGCAAACCCCAGGCTTCCAAAGTATGGAATCATGAGTGCTAAAgcataaccataacattatatttgtGTAGTATGTAGGTTGAACATctgctccagatgttgttggaataCAACTCTCAGTGCATTACTGTTTGGTTATGCTgcctaggagttgaagtcccaaaacacctgaaaagaCAAAAACTGCAAGTgcgctgcagaatgaatgcagtttgacaccactttaactgccatgattcaatgttatggaatcctgggagttgtagttttataaggtctctaGCCGTCACTGCCAAAGGATACTGACTACTCactacactacaactcccaggattccatatttatttatgtcacttttatcccgcccataccagcccaaaggcgactcagggtggcgtacaaaTTGGCACAATTAGATGacctatataaaatacatacattggttaaaagcacaaaaaatcacatcacaatacatttaaaagccataaaagcaataacaataaaaattataaaagctatgtcttcttgttcaaatacACAATCGTTCCATCGTTTAGCTGTTTCTAGTTCATATTCTAATTATGAGTTTATctggtcataataataataatgataataatgataatactttatttataccccgccaccatctccccaagggacttggagtggcttacatgaggccaagcccaacagtacatcaataaacaaaagcaataaacaaaaacaataaatacaataccgttaatataaatcacatataaacaataaacgaTAAACGATAACAGACAAGGATTTAAAactctatggcagggccaaatgtaatagtttaaaaaattaaagttCCAATCCAAACGCTtgatcaaagagccaggttttcactcttttttgaaaGGTTAGGAGgtagggggccgatctaatatccctaagcagggagttccacagccaaggagcaaccacagagaaggccctgtctctcgcccccaccagACATGCCCATGAaaaaggcgggattgagagcagggcctcctcagatgatctcaagttcctggggcattcatagggagagatgtgtttggatagataagctggaccagaaccgtttttgagccaaggcagtttaaGTGCTGTCAAACAACATTCACTTTAGCACtgtaattgtcgaaggctttcatggctggaatcactggattgttgtaagttttctgtgttctggaagcattctctcctgacgtttcacccacttctatggcaggcatcctcagaggttgtgatctctaaggatgctcgccatagatgcaggcaaaaagtcaggagataatgcttctggaacatggccatacagcctaaaaaacttacaataatacactgtaattgccatggcaaactcctatgggatcctgggctTTCAAGTTGGGTTTTTGTAAATGCCCctttctaaactgcaaatcccaggattccaagggatgttgccatggcagttaaactggaatatatagtgTGAAGAGACCCATAAACTCTTCTCAGTGCAGGTTGCCAGTTGATGCAGGTCATGACAGTTTATGTCTGAGAGGGAATGGAAATTGTTCTTTGATATGGTTTCATTGAGCTATTTCCTCCCAAACTGCAGCACTGGGATGCTAAACGCAAGGAAGGTAGACAGTGCATGTGCATCTACTCCTCTAAGAATAAGGAATCATAAAATGCAAGATGCTCCTTTTTATACTCCATGCCCTTTAAGGTAAAGAATGGTTGTCTATGGacacattttgatttttttattctcAGAATGGAAATATCAATTTTGATTAGTTTCTGTCTAATTCATTCCACTTATTCTTAACAGATAAAATAACTGTGTTCTACATTAGAGTGACATTCAGCCACAAGTGATTTTAAATGCTGTATATTTCTTTTGCCAGCAATGGATGGATGTAAATTTGAAATGGAACCCAGAAGATTATGGGGGTGTGAAACAAATCCGCATCCCATCAGAAGATATCTGGCGCCCAGACTTAGTTTTATATAACAAGTAAGTAGTTTACAAATTGATCTCATGGCAGAGTTTTCTAAGCAGTGAACTCATGAGTCTAGTTAGAGCAGGAGACTCATCATGTTTCGGACAGTCAGGGTAGAGTGCCGATCCATGTCTCCTAAATTTGTGTGTTTTGCCAACTTGTCAAAatgaatattcaaaacatttctttcatacaatacaaaaataacattttcttgaAGTGTATGTATTATGTCTTAGATGTTCCAGGCCATGCTAGATGCTGGAAATTGCATGTTGCATTCTTAAAACAAGAGCATCTAGGGCCCCTTCcgcacaactgaataaaatcccacattatctgctttgaactgggatatatggcagtgtggactcagataacccaatacaaagcagatattctgggttatatggccgtgtggaagggccctaagaaaaatTCAGACAATGTAATAGAATCCATTAATGAAATTGATCCTTGTTCATCACCTAGGAATGCATGAGGCCAAAGTGGTTTTAAACAGAGTTTCTAATAAGAATAAATTTTCCTTAattcaagggcccttccagataggccctttatcccaggacctgatcccagattttctgtttatcccagattatctggcagtgcgaaatcatatagtccagtttaaaccagaaaactgggatcagatcctgggataaagggcctgtttGGAAAATGCCCAAGACAACCTTGGATGGGTTATTTCTCTATGATGCCTTCtgcattataatatatatacagtatgtgtaaaaatacattacaacacatgcgcaaaaccacatatatacacagggtAAAAATTGCCTTCGGGGAGAAGTGCTACATTATTTTAGAGAGCCTCTAACAGACAGAGTGCTTATATAAGGAGCCTCTGGAAGGGAGGACTGAGGGGTTTCGAAAAGCCCAGTTAGTTCACCTGTGAGTGAACATAGTTCTGTGGAAGACAAGTGAATGAACCATTTTCTCTTAAGGAAACAGCTTGATAATCTTCTGAAACCACCAAGCATCCGAACCTCTCCTAATATTGAGAAGCCTTCTTGTTCTAGTTCAAAtaaacttcacaaatctgtttatACTTCACCACAAATATTCAGTGCGTCTTTCTGTGCCTCAATATAAGAAGGGGGTCTGCCTGGATGACAGCCATCATTCTTTAAGTCGGAGTTTCCCTCCATTTTTGAGTGGCTCAGTGAGACAAGGAAGAGTGAATGGTGTGGTCGTAGACCAATACATttagattggtggcagcaaagttATATTGTCATGTAATTAACAGTCAGCGTGTGGGATCGACTGTTGTAATATTCAACTGTGTGTTGTTCATTTTAccaattttcatattttttttcttttccagtgcAGATGGTGATTTTGCGATTAATAAGTTTACCAAAATCCTTCTGAACTATACAGGCCACATTACATGGACACCTCCAGCCATCTTTAAAAGCTACTGTGAAATCATAGTCACACATTTTCCATTTGATGAGCAAAATTGCAGCATGAAGTTGGGCACATGGACCTACGATGGCACCGTGGTTATCATTAACCCGGTAGGTTACACTTAGGCAGACAGGAATATGATATAGCAACCAACattcatagtattttctgttccaGGTGGGGAGTCTCTATGGACGCCATCCTTATGTACATTCACAGTGTGAGgtctggcttttaaaaaagaaacagtgCACACATCAACCCTATCATTAGTAGAACAATGCAAATGCCTTAGGCAGAAAATGCTGACAAAACAGTACTGGCCATACTATTAGTTGTGTATGTGTCATAGAGCTTGACTTTGTTGCCCTCAAGTTCAGCTTAAAATACTGTATCACTGCCAGCATTGATGATCTCATTCAATTGTCAGACCAACAAGCTCCTGGACATAAAATGGGAAGTAGGGGCATTTTGTCATTTGCCTCAGCAGAACTCTCTTGGGACTTTATAtgttaatttgtttatttttatcctgtctttctcctggTACAAGGACACAAGGCAGTTAACACCagacacaacacaatacaattaaaaacaaatgcattaaaatgtgaatataaatattttaaaaaacatttaaatattttgtGTCATAGAGCACAAGTACATCAAGATACAattaaaactacatttaaaaattacacagCCCCCGAAAACCCCACTCATACACCAGCCTCATCACAATTGCATTGTTTAAGAAAATTGAAGCATGCCATCATTTGAACAATCTCTTTCAGAGCTTATCGCAATTGTGCAGTGCTGGCACTTTGTTGATCAGTCTTCTGCACAGACCCACTTCCACCACTGTTTGTCCTATGCAACACATATACATTATGTGTTTTTCCCctctattttcattttttccatatttttctgCAACTGCATAGTTTCAGAGTTTCTGCAACACCTTCCTCCactttgtaatatttatttatttatttatttatttatttatttatttatttacgacatttatatgccgcccttctcaccccgaaggggactcagagcggcttacaaggtatatatacatataatatattatattattagcatagtacaatatcagttttaaatatagctatattgtactataccaattatattgtaatattattagtaatattacatgtaatataaatatataattataatatcatgttattattagtattatattgcattacattataatattataaatattatatgtttatacaatatatattatattatattatattattagaatattgtGACTGCAGTGAAATGAAATTATTACACAAAGAATGGCAGAACAACAATGATGCTGGATTCATTGATAATTTTTCCCATTAATGCAGAGAGACAATCCAATTACAATTCAAGTGATATGCAAGTATGGGGGGgtcataattttttttattctggCATAATTGGACTTTAATtgtcccagcttacctgtccgaaggtATTTCCTTCtgtgaaccatctcggagattaagatcctccggagaggtcctgctcttggtcccacctccttcacaggcgcggtcagtggggacaagagacagggccttctcagtggtggcccctcagctgtggagctccttccccagtgatattagatcagcctcttccatcctggccttcagaaagatgctaaaaacatggctatgggatcaagccttcagatAGTAATTGTATGGCAATAAATGGAtacggaatatgtgcaatgacaactCAAATGGCTCCGGATTACAACCTTGGACTGCATGGTTTTAATAATTAGtgtaatgtttagatgttttaatgtaaatgtttattttaattgtatgttgtttctatggcattgcattgttgcctatgtatgtataatgccgctctgagtcccctctggggtgagaaaggcagggtataaatatggttaattaattaattaattaattaattagcagCCCTGTGTGATAAAACCCTTGGGCCCTCCTGATTAGCAGGGCATATCACAAACATCTTTTCTAATTTCTCATGGTTTCAGAAGTTGTCATCGTCCACCTCCTCCCCGTTACCCCATGGAAATGCCATTTTAGAAGCACAAAGCCCTATTTAATACATGGAAGTAAATATAGTTTTTATTGCATCTGGATGCTTATCCAACCCTCTTTATTATTCGTAGTGCAGGGGGAGAACACTGTTAAAAATAAGCCACAGTAGCAAGTTCATAATATCAGCCCAATAATGGTAGACAAGAACACAAAACATCTGACTGATCCAGATGAGCACCTCTCCCTTGGCTTACTATGTTCTTCTGAGATGCACATTACTCTCTCTTCAGGAAAGTGATCGCCCAGACCTGAGTAGCTACATGGGGAGTGGAGAGTGGATCATGAAAGACTACCGAGGCTGGAAACACGAGGTTACCTATGCCTGCTGCCCCGACCTTCCATACCTGGATATCACCTACCATTTTGTGATGCTGCGTTTGCCTCTCTACTTCATTGTCAATGTCATCATTCCTTGCCTCCTCTTCTCATTCTTAACAGGATTAGTGTTTTATCTGCCTACAGATTCAGGTAGGTCCATTTTATACTGCAACTTATAACATTCATATGCACCCTCCTGGTTGTCTTGGGTTATTCTTCTGGTTTAATATTAGGCTTACAAGTTAtctctttaaaaaacaaagaaatgcaaaaagaaGAGCCAACCCAATCTACTCTCTCTGTCATGGTGCTAATTTTTGAATGCGTAGGTGAGAAAAACGTTAGTAATTGTAGCCAAAGACTGCTGGCCTCATAAGGAAATGCTAGTGTTTTCTCCTTCTCCACGGAATGACCATCAGCATTCATGGgtcatgtcaaaatccataattttggccccaaaacatgTCCTTGACCTATACATGAGATCAATAAATACTGAGAATATAAGTATTTCTCTTGTCTGACCACATAGGAGTGCAACAATTCTGAGAATTATTAGTGCTAAATGGatttatttttttggaaaaaaaaatgtcttCATTAGTGGAAAGGTTTCATTCATTATGCCTTCCTCTGAAAATACCTTGCACACATGTCCTCCTTGTCTCAGGTGAGAAGATGACCCTGAGCATCTCTGTCCTGCTTTCTCTGACTGTGTTCCTCCTGGTCATTGTGGAGCTGATCCCCTCCACCTCTAGCGCAGTGCCACTGATCGGCAAATACATGTTGTTTACCATGGTGTTTGTAATCGCCTCCATCATCATCACCGTGATTGTGATCAACACCCACCACCGCTCTCCAAGTACCCACACTATGCCACAGTGGGTGAGGAAGGTGAGAGAATACCTATGGCCATAAATACGGACCTATACTCAGTGTTGCTAGtgttgacttacttacttacttaggcaatccctcatagctcgaggatgatagttctccaagtgtagtgtcttggtggtgggtatgtaggtggctgtggagccttattcttgatccgcacattctcccacagtgagaacataggcttccaggtggaaggttgtCCCacttagggttggcttgacgtgccttcctcttggcacgtttctccctttcgccctctatgTTAGTGTTAGCATATGTGTTAgtgttgaagggggggggggtataggcCCTGTTGATATATTGTGGGTCTGGTGGGACTAAAATCCTTCGTGAGATATTCTAAGAAATCTGGATGAGAATACCTGCACCTAGTATCACATATTAAATCATCTGTGGCACTGCTCATGAATGGGAAGTTAGTATCCTGCTTGTCTGCTGACCTTGTGGACTTCTACTGTGGCATCTCTTGACCACTGTATAAACAGACTAGATGGCAACATAAGAAGCTGCCTTATACTGGAGCCATATCCTTAGCCCATGTACTCACTGTTCGCAACTAGCATAAAGATAGAgtatcccttatacaaaatgccAGTTTGGTGAGGTAgtagcactctggcagagaaggttgaagactttataaaattacaact is a window encoding:
- the CHRNA1 gene encoding acetylcholine receptor subunit alpha, translated to MDVRCLPLLLLLGPAVLVRCSNHETRLVSDLFSKYNRVVRPVSNHRDPVRVTVGLQLIQLINVDEVNQIVTTNVRLKQQWMDVNLKWNPEDYGGVKQIRIPSEDIWRPDLVLYNNADGDFAINKFTKILLNYTGHITWTPPAIFKSYCEIIVTHFPFDEQNCSMKLGTWTYDGTVVIINPESDRPDLSSYMGSGEWIMKDYRGWKHEVTYACCPDLPYLDITYHFVMLRLPLYFIVNVIIPCLLFSFLTGLVFYLPTDSGEKMTLSISVLLSLTVFLLVIVELIPSTSSAVPLIGKYMLFTMVFVIASIIITVIVINTHHRSPSTHTMPQWVRKIFIDTIPNLMFFSTMKRPSKNKQEKKIFTEDIDISEISGKQGPTAVNFQSSLIKNPDVKSAIEGIKYIAETMKSDQESNNAAEEWKFVAMVVDHLLLGIFMLVCIIGTLGVFAGRLIELHQQG